TTTCACTGCTTTTTTGAGGTGCCGCTGAATCTCTTTTTCCTCGAGCAATTCGGCCAGTGCCTGCTCCATTAACATATCTCCCTGCCGATCCACAAGCCTCCTGAATTTCGCCATTTCCCGGATCAGGTTTTCCGGAGCGATCAGGTATCCAGAACGAAAACCAGGAGCCAGTGATTTGCAAAATGAACCGATATAAACCACCATTCCATTGGTATCTGCGCTCGCTAAAGGCAGCACCGAATTTCCATTATAATGAAAATCGTAATCATAGTCGTCTTCCAGAATGATAAAACCATAAGTAACGGCAAGCTGCAACAATTCTACTCTACGCTCAGCACTCAGGGTAACAGTGGTCGGATAATGGTGATGCGGCGTAAGATATAGCATCCTTATTTTTTTTGTTTTGCATAATTCACGGATCGCATCTACAGATATTCCATCAGCATCTACAGGAACAGAGATAATCCTGCCTCCGCACTGCTGAAAACACATATTCGCGAGGTAATAACTTAAATCGCCAACAATAACCAGATCCCCGGGTTCAATCAGCATACTGGACGCCATATATATGCTCATATGAATCCCCCGGGTGGTCAGGATATTATTCTTATTAATATGTAATCCCCTGGTATTATTCAGGTAGGACGCCAGTGTTTCCCTGAAATATTCATTTCCTTCTACGTGTGAATAGCCGAAATGCTTGTAATTGGTTTTACTTTTCAATATCCCACCGTAAACTTTAGATAACCTTTCTAGCGGAAGCAGCCTGATATCGGGCAGACCATCATTAAATTCCAGTCCGGCTGTGGAACTGACGGTTAAAACGTCGAGTAAAATACTTTGTTTAAAGCGATAACCTGTTTCTGCGGGATAGCTGGTCAGAAATTTCTCATCGTAACGTTGCAGTGAGATATTTTCCTGTGGCCCTTTATTTCTGACAAAAGTGCCTTTATTGGGCCTGATTTCAGTCCATCCTTGCGCATCCAGTTCATCATACGCGGCAATAATGGTCTTTCTGTGTACTTTCAGGTCTTCGGCCATGCTACGCGTTCCAGGTAGCTGAACTCCAGCTAAAAGCACCCCTCTTTGTATTGCATTGATCATTTGATGGGCTATTTGAAGATACACTGGACGGTCTAATAACCTATCGATACGGATAACACTTTGAAAAGAAATTTGAACCGGACTACTCATAAACTTAAAACTGGTACCTATTAACTGTCCGGCAAGGTAATACTTTTGGCACAAACAAATGAACTCAATGGAATTAGAGGAGCTTCTTCAACATATAGTCAGCGATGACCACACACATGCCCGCTTCCTGAATACACTCTCTTTACAAGAGAATATCGGGGCCAGGAAGATATCAGCGAACGAAAGACCGGAAACATCCACCTATATGGTTTTAAAACATGCGGCAGAAGAACACCGGCATGCCTTCTATCTAAAGAAACAAATTGCCAGGTTAAATGCAACAGCCTGCCCCACCTACGAGCCGGACTACCTGCTAGCACCTTATAGCAGCAAGTACTACCTGAATAAACTGGATCTGATGACCAGCCGTTATTTAAGGGACAACCTCCAGTTAACTGGTTCGGCATTAAAATTTGCAGCTTATTTACTGGTAACTTATGCGATCGAAGTTCGTGCAGACCTGATTTACCCAATTTATCAGGCCGTACTTACACAGCACAAGAGCAAGGTTAGCGTGCGTTCTATCATTCTGGAAGAGCAGGGCCACCTGGAAGAAATGACGGTTCAGCTCAAAAACTTTTCCACGACATGGGAAAATCATGCAGAAAAGATAACTACTATAGAAGCAGTACTCTATCAGGATTGGATCAATGATTTAGCCAAAGCTGTATAGCATGAAACGTGGCGCCAACGAAATAATGCTGGATAAATTAAATTTGAGAAAGATAGATTATACTTTTCGTAGTCTTCAGACAAAGAACGACTTGTATGACTTCAGTTCAAATGATTATTTAGGCTTTGCACGCTCTGCGGATTTGCATCAGGTTATTAATGAAGCTTTAAAAAAACATCATCAGATAGCTAATGGCGCAACAGGTTCAAGATTACTTAGCGGGAATTCTGTCTTTGCAGAAGAATTGGAAGAAGAGATTGCCGGCTATCATCAGTCAGCAAACGGACTGATCTTCAATTCTGGCTATACCGCAAATTCAGCCTTATTTTCCTGTCTGCCACAGAAAGGTGATACCATTCTTTATGATGAGTTCATTCATGCTTCAGTAATCGATGGCGCAAGACTGAGTTTCGCTTCACGCTTTAAGTTTATTCACAATGACCTG
The sequence above is drawn from the Pedobacter cryoconitis genome and encodes:
- a CDS encoding PLP-dependent aminotransferase family protein is translated as MSSPVQISFQSVIRIDRLLDRPVYLQIAHQMINAIQRGVLLAGVQLPGTRSMAEDLKVHRKTIIAAYDELDAQGWTEIRPNKGTFVRNKGPQENISLQRYDEKFLTSYPAETGYRFKQSILLDVLTVSSTAGLEFNDGLPDIRLLPLERLSKVYGGILKSKTNYKHFGYSHVEGNEYFRETLASYLNNTRGLHINKNNILTTRGIHMSIYMASSMLIEPGDLVIVGDLSYYLANMCFQQCGGRIISVPVDADGISVDAIRELCKTKKIRMLYLTPHHHYPTTVTLSAERRVELLQLAVTYGFIILEDDYDYDFHYNGNSVLPLASADTNGMVVYIGSFCKSLAPGFRSGYLIAPENLIREMAKFRRLVDRQGDMLMEQALAELLEEKEIQRHLKKAVKIYQERRDTFVDLLREQLGEELSFSSPPGGLSVWTKWNPQLNLMRISKNCLKRNLHLPQELLYQTDSFTAMRLGFGNLTTGELEEAVGILTQAVKES